The Arachidicoccus terrestris genome includes the window TAATAGGGTGGAGATGATGACGAACCTACTTCGTTGATTTGACCTGACTGTACATCTGCCGCTTTGCCATGGGCAGTAAGAACAGCCATCAATCCAAATATTATTGAAATCATGCCCTGGTGGTATAAGGCCACATTAAAGGGGCACAGGCATTCTATTATAAAAAAATTAAATTGTGAAAAGCACGCACCTGAAAGCCTATAAATTTCGGATCTACCCTGAGGGGAACAGATTAATTTTCTGGCCCGGCAATTTGGCTGCGTCAGGTTCGTGTACAATTATGCCCTTGAACTGCGGCAAAAGACCTATGAACAGACCGGCAAATCCCTGTCTTACTATGATACCGCCAAAATGCTGCCTGTGCTTAAAAGCCGGCAGGAAACCGGGTGGCTGGGCGAGGTGATCGCCCAGCCACTGCAGATGGCCATGCAAAATGTAGATGATAGCTACAGGCGTTTCTTTAAGGGACAGAACAGGTACCCCAGATTCAGGTGCAGAAGCGGCCGTCAGTGCTTTAAGCTGCCACAGGGCTTCAGGGTGGAGGGTGATCACCTCTGGCTCCCTAAACTGAAAACAGGGATCAGAATAAAAATAAGCAGGCAGATCAAAGGGAAAATCTTATACCTGCATCTGTCCAGGACCACTACAGGCAACTATTACGTTTCCTTCACCTGTGAGGTCCCCAGAGAGATACTGGCCGGTACGGGTAAGGATACCGGCGTCGATGTAGGGGTCAAGGATGCCGCCATCCTGTCGGACGGCACCAGATATGAAAATATCAAACCGCTGAAGACACTGGAGAAGAAACTAAAACACAGACAAAAGCAGCTCTCAAAAAAGCAGAAAGGCAGCAAATCCAGGAAACGGCAACGCCGTAAAGTAGCCCGGCTGCATGAAAGGATAAAGAACCTCAGGGAGGACCACCTGCATAAGATCACTACCGACATCGTCAAGAAACACGACTGTGTCGCGGTAGAGAACATTGCGGTGAAAAACATGTTGAAAAACCACTGTCTGGCAAAGTCCCTGTCAGACGCTTCACTGGGAAAGCTACTGACCCAGCTCGAGTACAAATGCGACTGGTATGGCCGGAAGTTCGTGAAAGTTGACCGGTTCTTTCCCTCTTCCAAAACCTGTTATGTCTGCGGGGAAAAGAAAGAAGACCTGACTCTGGCAGACAGGACCTGGACCTGCAGCTGCTGCCATACCACGCATGACAGAGATGTCAATGCCGCCAGGAACATACTCAGGGAAGGTCTGAAAATATTGTCTGGCTGTGGTACGCAGTCGGACACTAAACAAAAACAGGCGGAGGCGTTCCCACCAGGGGAGTCTGTGAAGCCTGAAGCGAAGGCTATGCAAGAGGAAAAACCTGATGCATAGCTGAGCAGTACAAAAGAAGATGATGAGTTATATAATATTTTGATGGCCATCAAAATCAAAGATGCCTGCCCGGAAATCTTATGAAATCCTAAGGCAGGCGTTTAAAAAATATACCCAGCCACTAAACGGGTAACACTGGCTTCCTTAGATTAAGGCAGTTTATTCGTTCCCTCTCTGGGAAAGACGACCTGGGGACGGAAGGTCTTAGCTTCTTCGAAATCCATGTGTGCATAAGATATAATAATAATAATATCACCTACTGCACCTTTTCTGGCAGCAGGGCCGTTTAGGCAAACGGTACCGCTGTCTCTTTTGCCTTTGATGAGGTAGGTTTCAAGGCGCTCGCCGTTATTGACATTAACGATCTGCACTTTTTCTCCTTCAATCATTCCTGCTGCGTCCATCAGGGCTTCATCCAGGGTGAGGCTTCCGACATAGTTTAAATTCGCTTCGGTCAATACTGCCCGATGGATTTTCGATTTTAATACCTCGATTAACATACTTAATTTTTTTAGACGGCTACATTAAAATCACGAAGCGCGTCATTGAGACTTGTTTTAAGATCTGTGCTGGGTTTACGCTGACCGATGATCAGGGCACAGTTCACATTATAGGTGCCGGCAGGGAATTCCTTAGGATAACTACCTGGAATCACCACACTGCGGGCAGGAACCCGACCTTTAATTTCAATGGGCTTTTCACCGCTGACATCAATAATTTTGGTGGATTTGGTTAAGACTACGTTGGCACCCAATACGGCTTCTTTTTCTACAATCACGCCTTCAACTACAATACAACGGCTACCGATAAAGCATCCGTCTTCAATAATGACCGGAGAAGCCTGTAAAGGCTCCAGTACACCACCGATACCAACACCGCCGCTTAGGTGAACGCCTTTGCCTATCTGTGCACAGCTGCCAACTGTCGCCCAGGTGTCTACCATTGTACCTTCATCCACATAAGCCCCGATATTTACATAGCTAGGCATTAAAACAACGTTTTTGCCTAAAAAAGCACCATAACGTGCGACAGCATGAGGTACTGCTCGTACGCCCATAGTCGCATAATCTTTTTTCAGCAACATTTTATCATGAAACTCGAAAGGCGCCAGATCCCAGGTTTGCATTTTCTGTACACCAAAATATAATAAAATGGCTTGTTTTACCCACTCATTTACCTGCCAGCCACTCTCGGTGGGAGCAGCTGTGCGGAGTCTGCCTTTATCTACCTCTTCGATAACACTCCGAACGGCATCCACATATTTTTGGTTTTCCAGTAAGGACCTGTCTTGCCAGGCGGCTTCAATAAGTTCTTTCATTATAATTTTTAGTTTTTAATGGATTTTGCAAAATTAATGTATCACATGGATTAATTTAGCATTATGCACAAAGACTTTGAAATAGACCTACACAAATGCCTTTCTTGTTTGGAGACCGACGGTATATTCCTGTATCCAACTGACACCGTATGGGGGTTGGGCGCAGATGCGTCCAATGAAACTGCTGTTCAGCGTATTATGCATCTTAAAAACCGCCCTGCCAACAAGAGCTTTGTCGTATTGGTGGCGGACCAAGTGCAATTGGCACAATATGTAACAGATATTGACCAGAGAATTCAGCCTTATTTGCGGCAGTTTCATAAACCGACCACGGTTATTTACCCCGGCGCACATGGACTGGCGCCAACTGTCATTGCTGCTGATGGCTCTGTTGCTATTAGAATATGCAATGACCCTTTTTGTCAGGAACTATTACGTAGGTCGGGTAAAGCCTTGTTAAGTACTTCTGCGAACTTAAGCGGTCAGGCAGCTCCTGCATTATACGCGGAAATGGACCCTGCTATTATACAGGGTGTTGATTATGTCGTCAGGTATAGACAGGATGATACTGAGCGTTCCGCTCCCTCAACTATTATTAAGTGGCATCCAGATCTGTTGAATACAGCAGACAATAAGAGTCCTATTGAAATCATCAGGAACTAACAGCTGCCTTTCCTTTAGATATAAAATTATATCCATAGATAATAATTATGACCTGTAGGTTAAATAATTATTATCAAATTGTAAATTTATTGATTATATATATTCCTTATAAGCAATTATTTGCAAATAATTTGTTAGCCTATATTAATTTTATATTAACTTACGGTAGATAGGGCACTTAAAACAGCACAGCAGGTTACTTTTGCACAAAATATTTATAAGCTATGGGACTGAACAACTTTGGGAAAATTTTTATGCCAAAGAATAAGATCTTCTATGATCTGTTTGAAAGTGTGGCAGAAACGCTGACCACGATGGGTAAAGAACTCAAACGTATGGTAGATGAGTCCGACAGAGATAAACGAGCAGTTGTTGTTTCCAGACTGGAAGACTTGGAACACAAAAATGATGAAGCCACCCATCAGTTATTTACAGAATTAGGCAGGAACTTCATTACACCTTTCGACAGAGAAGATGTTCACGCCCTGGCCATGTCCTTAGATGATGTTGCAGATTGTATATATGCTTCCGCCAAGAAAATCCACTTTTATAATGTGAATCCGAATGAGTCCAGTATCCAGAAGATGGCTGAGCTTATTGAATTAGGTACCAGAGAGATCCAGGTGGCGGTTAATTGCCTGCGCGATATGAAGCACTTAAGAAAAATGACCGAATCCCTGATTCGTATCAATAGTATTGAGAACCAGGCAGATGATATTTATGATCTGAGTATTGAGAAGCTCTTCCAGGTAGAAGAGGACTTTAAAAGCCTGATTAAGAAGAGGGAAGTGTTTCAGGTAATGGAAAAAGTAGTTGATAAAATGGAAGATGCCGCTAACACGGTAGAGTCCATTATTATTAAATACTCTTAACACCATACCTTATCACACTTAACATAAAAAGCAGCTATGTTCGGATTTTCCGCATTATTAATTGTTGTTATTGTCCTGGCCCTGATATTTGATTATATCAATGGTTTCCATGATGCCGCCAATTCAATTGCTACTATTGTCTCCACAAAGGTGCTGACGCCTTTTCAGGCGGTACTTTGGGCGGCACTTTGGAATTTTGTCGCCTATTTTATTTTTAAAGAACATAAAGTCGCCAATACAGTTGCTAAGACTATCCATCCGGAATATATCACGATGACGATTATTCTGGCCGGAATTGTTGCTGCTATCATCTGGAATCTGATTACCTGGTGGTTTGGTATTCCCTCCAGTTCTTCCCATACATTAATCGGAGGTTTTATCGGTGCTGCTTTGGCAAGGATAGGCCACTTTGATGTAATTGAGATGTACAATCTGGGTAAGACAGTCTTGTTTATCTTTCTGTCACCAATTATTGGGATGTTCCTGGCCTTTGTAATAACAGTAATTATTAATTGGATTGCCAGAAAATCGCACCCGTATAAAGCGGAAAAGTGGTTTAAAAGACTGCAGCTGGTGTCTTCAGCCGCCTTTAGTCTCGGGCATGGGGGTAATGACGCTCAAAAGGTGATGGGGTTGATTACTGTGGCGCTTTTGTTGGATAAGAACGGCGGCGCACCACTGGCGGAAAACGCACCTATTCTGGAAACGATGTTACATAATAACTGGATCCCGCTGGCCTGTTATACTGCAATTGGTCTTGGGACGATGAGCGGTGGCTGGAAGATCGTTAAAACGATGGGGTCAAGAATCACCAAAGTAACGCCTATTGAAGGTGTCGCCGCGGAATCTGCGGCGGCTTCTACTTTGATCCTGACAGAAGCCATGGGAGTGCCGGTTAGTACCACGCATACGGTAACCGGTGCGATCATGGGAGTAGGGGCTACAAAGAGACTTTCCGCGGTACGTTGGGGGGTAACCGTGAACCTGATCTGGGCATGGGTGCTTACGATTCCTGTCAGCGCGTTGATGGCGGCTATAGTCTACTGGCTGTTGAGACATCTGTTTAATCTGCCTGCATAACTTTTACCCAAATCATTGTATTTATAAATAAAGGCAGGATTACGTTTTGATTCTTTTAGATCGATAACGTAATCCTGCCTTTTTTGATTTGTCCTACAGGGAATTAATAGCTTGCTGCCTGGTTTATACGCTATGTCGCTTTCTGATATAGATTTTTTTACTGCCCTTTAAATATTAAACCGATTTTAAACAGATCCTTAATCTAGTTCAAATAATAAACTCATTTACTGTATGAATACTGGTCATTTGGTATTATTTGTATAAAATCTGATAGAATTTGTTGCATTTTAGTAAAAATTTTCTATTACCTTTAGTTTCCTTCCTTCGGATATTGTAAGCTGACTTGTGGAACTGGAAAAGCCCTGAACAAGGGAATTCAGATCGAAGGAATCCAAGCAGAGATAGGGTGTTAAGCGGTGGGTTATGCTTTCACGGTAAGCCGGATCTTGACAGTAGATATAAATGCTGCAAAGAAGCTTAAAGCAATCGGATATAGCCTTTTAAGCAAAGACATGACTTAGAGAATGATTCTTATTTTTTCACTACCATAAAATTTAAAAACGTATATGAAAACGATTTTAGTAGGCTTAGCATTAATGACGGCAGTGGGTTGTAGTGCCGGGGGAAGTAATGACCAGGCTGATGCGCCATGGGAACCCCTGTTTAACGGAAAAGACCTCTCTGGCTGGACACAAAAAGGTGGCAAAGCCGGCTACGAAGTGAAGGATGGCATGGTGGTCGGTAGTACCGTCCATAATACACCCAATTCATTTATGTGTACAGATAAAAATTATGGTGATTTTATTCTGGAGCTGGATTATAAGGTAGATCCGTCGATGAACTCGGGTATACAGATTAGAAGTAATAGTATGCCGGTCTATCAGAATGGTAGAGTACACGGCTATCAGGTCGAGATTGATCCTTCTGACAGAGCCTGGAGTGCAGGCATATATGAAGAAGCACAACGCGGTTGGCTTGTACCTTTAACCGACAATCCTAAGGCAGGACATGCATTCAAACAAAACGATTGGAACCATTACCGCATTGAGGCTATTGGTGATACCATCAAAACATGGATCAATGGTATAGCTGCCGCTAATCTGATTGATGACAAGACCCATGATGGTTTTATTGCTCTGCAGGTACATCAGATAGGAGATAAGGATTCTGCCGGCAAACAGATTATGTGGAAAAATATCCGGATCATCACCAAAGATGTCGCAAAGTACAGCACTCCTTCAACCGCCAAACCCACATATACTAAAAATACGTTGACTGCCGCAGAGCAGAAAGATGGCTGGAAAATGCTTTGGGATGGCAAAACAACTAACGGCTGGCGTGGTGCAAAACTGGATCATTTTCCCGACAAGGGCTGGAGTATTGAAAATGGGGAACTGATTGTCAATGCTGCCGATGGTAAAGAATCTGCAGACGGAGGTGATATAGTGACAGTGGATCAATATGGCGATTTTGAGTTACGTGTTGATTTTAAGCTGACCAAGGGCGCTAACAGTGGTATCAAATACTACGTAGATCCAGCACTGAATAAAGGTGCCGGTTCTGCTATTGGCCTGGAATACCAGATACTGGATGATGAAAATCATCCCGATGCTAAATTGGGGGCACAGCCAGGAAGCAGAACTGTTTGTTCCTTGTATGATATGATTCAGGCAGATCCGAAAAAACCAATTAACCCGATCGGACAGTGGAATACGGCTTATATTGTTTCTAAGAATAACCATGTAGAACATTGGTTGAATGGTGTAAAAGTGCTGGAATACGACAGGGGTAGTAAGGATTTTGAACGTTTGGTTAAAGAAAGCAAATATAAAGTGTGGCCTAATTTCGGGTTAGCTAAAAGGGGACATATCCTGCTGCAGGATCACGGTAATAAAGTGTTCTTCAGAAACGTAAAAATCAAAGCATTAAACTAATTTTCAATGACGACAAGAAGAGATTTTATATCAAAGACATTACTGAGCAGTGCAGGGCTCATGTTGGGTAAAACGGTCATGAGTATGCCGGCCAGCAGCTATAATAGGATTATCGGCGCTAATGACAGGATCAATGTGGCGCTTGCAGGTCTGGGCAGAAGGGTAGGTGCTTATTACGATCCAATGGGCAGAAAAGAAGCGAACGCACAGGTGCTCTATCTGTGTGATGTGATGCAAAGCCAGCGCGAAAAATGCCTGAAAGCAATTTCTAAACATATTACCAATAAGCCGGTCTTGGAAAATGATATCAGAAAAGTACTGGAAGACAAGAATGTAGATGTATTGGTCAATGCAACACCGGATCACTGGCATACGCCTGGATCTATTATGGCTATGCATGCCGGCAAAAATGTATATGTAGAAAAGCCTTGCAGTCATGATATGCAGGAAAATGAATGGTTGGTAGCCACCGCAAAAAAACTGAATAAGGTGGTCCAGATGGGAAATCAGCAACGTTCTTCGGCACATACCATTGAGATTATTAACGAGATCCATAAGGGTATTATTGGTACGGCTTATAAAGCAGTTGCCTTTTATTCCAATTCCAGGGGGGAGGTACCTAAACAGACCAAAGCGCCTGTACCGGATGGATTGGATTGGGAGCTCTGGCAGGGGCCGGCTATCAGAAGAGATTATACAGACAATACATGGGACTATAACTGGCACTGGTATGGCTGGAATTATGGTACAGCTGAGGCAGGAAATAACGCTACACACGAACTGGATATAGCCAGGTGGGCGCTGGGTGTGGATTACCCTGAGTACGCAGAAGTCGAAGGTGCTAAGCGACATTTCCTAAACGATGGATGGGAGATGTATGATACTATTTTGTCTACCTTTAAATTTCCTGAAAACAAGATCATCCAGTGGGATGGCAAGAGCCGTAACGGTTATAGCACCTATGGTTCGGACAGAGGAACGATTATTTTCGGGAGTGAAGGGACGGTCTATGTTGACAGAAATAAATACCGCTTGATGGACAGAACGGGTAAGCTGGTTAAAAAATTTGACAGTAGTAGCCATGAAGCAGGGAATGCCCTGGGTGGTGGTGGCGATACTACTACAGATCACATGATTAATTTTTTAAACACCATTAGAGGTAAAGAAAAATTACATGCGCCTATCGCGGATGCCAGTATTTCTATGGCTATGGTACATTACACCAATATGGCGTACCGCAGCGGCAAAGGCTTTACAGTTAATCCCAAAAATGGCCAAGTGCAGGATGCCGAAGTCCAGAAACTTTGGGGGCGACAATATGCCTCTGGTTGGCAGCCTAAAATCTGATAACTTATTGCATAAAAATGAATATATTAAAATGAAAGATAGCAGTAGACGGTCCTTTATTAAAAACGGATCCATTATTGCGGCCGGTGCCGGAGTGGCGTCTTTATTGCCACTGGATTTGCTGGCTGCAGCGAGAAAGAAGATAGCCCCTTCGGACAAGATCCGTGTGGCGGCAATCGGCGTAAATGGCATGGGCTTTTCTGATTTAAAATCGATTCTTAAGAATCCGGAGGTTACAGTAGCTTCTATCGTGGATGTAGATGAGAGGGTATCAGCCAAGAGGTCCGCGGAATTGGCAAAACAGGGTTTTAAAGTCAATACCTTAATAGATTACCGGAAGGTATTAGACGATAAAAATATTGATGCCGTTATTATCGGTACGCCGGACCACTGGCATGCCAAGATGATGGTAGATGCCTGTAACGCCGGGAAAGATGTTTACTGTGAGAAACCGACCGGACACTCGATCGAAGAGTGCCGTGTGATGGTGGAGGCACAGAAAAAATATGGCAACGCCGTTCAGGTAGGGCAGTGGCAACGAAGTCAGAAGCATTTTAAAGACGCCGTTGATTTTGTGCAATCAGGGAAGCTGGGTAAAGTAAGGTTGGTAAAAACCTGGGCTTATATTGGCTGGAAGGATTCCATTCCTGTAGAACCAGACAGCCCTGTCCCACCAGGCGTACATTATGACCAATGGTTGGGTCCCGCTCCTAAAAGACCGTTTAATATCAATCGATTCCACTTTAGTTTTCGGTGGTTCTATGATTATGCCGGCGGGCTGATGACTGATTGGGGCGTGCATATGATTGATTATGCGATGCTCGGCATGAAGGCCAGCCACCGTTTTCCCAAGTCAGTAGCTGCTATTGGCGGCAAGACAGGTTATCCGGATGATGCTCAGCAATGGCCGGACACGATGAGTGCGGTTTATGACTTTGGTGATTTTAATATGGTTTGGGAACAAGCCATGGGCATTGGCGGAGGTCCTTATGGTAGAGGACATGGCGTCGCATTTATCGGCAACAACGGAACTTTAGTGCTTGACAGAGGCGGTTGGGAAGTGATTCCGGAAAAGAAAAGCTCTGGCTATTTGATGGAAGCGGTTCCGAAACAAAAATCTGTGGATAATGGTCTGGACCTGCACACGAAAAATTTTGTGGAGGTCATTAAATCAAGAAAGCTCTCGGATTTAAAAACACCCATTGAGGATGGGTGTCAGGTCGCGATGAATTGCTGTATGGGCAATATAGCCCAAAGGGTCCAAAAAACGATCCATTGGGACAGTCAGGCACTGCAGTTCACGGACAAACAGAGCAATCAGTACCTGAAATCTGAATATCACAATTCAATTGCCTTTCCTAAAGTATAGGAACGTTATTAAACCTAGAGCAATCTCAAATAGTAAGGTAAACGTCGTAAGCGCATCGGTGGTCAATAGGTCTGCCGGTATTCTTGCGACGTTTTTATAGGCTTAATACCGCGGAATATAAATGCTTTTTAAGCTTTCGGGTCTTTTTAACTAAATCGATTGCGGAGATTCGGATGGTTAGCGAACAGTTAATTGCAAAAACTGGGCTATTTTTACACCTCAATAATAAAACCCTGGTTTATGGCAAAAAAGAAAATCCTGGTAACAGGAGGATGTGGATATATCGGTGCACACACCGTCGTCGATCTTATGGAAAATGGTTTTGAAGTGGTCTCTATAGATGATCACTCTAAATCTACTACCTTACTTCTGGATGGCATTGAACGAATTACAGGCAAAAAACTGAAAAATTATAAAGTAGATCTGAAAAACTGGCAGGATACACGTGCTGTTTTTCAGGAGAATGCAGATATTGAAGGCGTGATCCATTTCGCTGCTTATAAAGCAGTAGGGGAATCCGTAGGGCAGCCTCTTGAATATTATGAGAACAATCTGGAATCCCTTATCAATGTACTTAAATGTGTTGCAGAGTTTAATATCGGGCAGTTTGTGTTCTCTTCTTCATGCACAGTATATGGAAGCCCGGATAAAATGCCGGTAACAGAAGATTCGCCTATTAAGGATGCTGAATCCCCTTATGGTGCTACTAAACAGATGGGAGAGCGGATTATTCAGGATTTTGCCAAGGTACACGATACAAAAACGATCCTGCTACGTTATTTTAATCCTGTAGGGGCTCACCCGTCAATTGAGATTGGAGAAATTCCATTGGGCAAACCTCAGAATCTGGTTCCGGCTATTACACAGACTGCTATTGGTAAGCTTCCGCAAATGACCGTATTTGGAGCAGATTATGATACGCGTGACGGAAGTTGTCTGCGTGATTTTATTCATGTATCGGATATTGCCCATGCCCATACGCTGGCTTTGAATTATCTGCTGGAAGACAGAAACCAGTCCAGTTGTGACGTGTTTAACCTGGGCACAGGAAATGGGGTAACCGTACTGGAAGCTATTAAGGCCTTTGAAAAAGTTAGCGGCGAGAAACTCAATTATGTGATAGGTCCGAACCGGCCCGGCGATATTGTGGCGATCTATGCGAACAACCAACATGCCGTCGATAGCCTTAAATGGGATATCCGCT containing:
- a CDS encoding inorganic phosphate transporter, encoding MFGFSALLIVVIVLALIFDYINGFHDAANSIATIVSTKVLTPFQAVLWAALWNFVAYFIFKEHKVANTVAKTIHPEYITMTIILAGIVAAIIWNLITWWFGIPSSSSHTLIGGFIGAALARIGHFDVIEMYNLGKTVLFIFLSPIIGMFLAFVITVIINWIARKSHPYKAEKWFKRLQLVSSAAFSLGHGGNDAQKVMGLITVALLLDKNGGAPLAENAPILETMLHNNWIPLACYTAIGLGTMSGGWKIVKTMGSRITKVTPIEGVAAESAAASTLILTEAMGVPVSTTHTVTGAIMGVGATKRLSAVRWGVTVNLIWAWVLTIPVSALMAAIVYWLLRHLFNLPA
- the galE gene encoding UDP-glucose 4-epimerase GalE; the encoded protein is MAKKKILVTGGCGYIGAHTVVDLMENGFEVVSIDDHSKSTTLLLDGIERITGKKLKNYKVDLKNWQDTRAVFQENADIEGVIHFAAYKAVGESVGQPLEYYENNLESLINVLKCVAEFNIGQFVFSSSCTVYGSPDKMPVTEDSPIKDAESPYGATKQMGERIIQDFAKVHDTKTILLRYFNPVGAHPSIEIGEIPLGKPQNLVPAITQTAIGKLPQMTVFGADYDTRDGSCLRDFIHVSDIAHAHTLALNYLLEDRNQSSCDVFNLGTGNGVTVLEAIKAFEKVSGEKLNYVIGPNRPGDIVAIYANNQHAVDSLKWDIRYDLDEMMHTAWAWEKKMAVDGRYSNQEKSVLN
- a CDS encoding 2,3,4,5-tetrahydropyridine-2,6-dicarboxylate N-succinyltransferase; translation: MKELIEAAWQDRSLLENQKYVDAVRSVIEEVDKGRLRTAAPTESGWQVNEWVKQAILLYFGVQKMQTWDLAPFEFHDKMLLKKDYATMGVRAVPHAVARYGAFLGKNVVLMPSYVNIGAYVDEGTMVDTWATVGSCAQIGKGVHLSGGVGIGGVLEPLQASPVIIEDGCFIGSRCIVVEGVIVEKEAVLGANVVLTKSTKIIDVSGEKPIEIKGRVPARSVVIPGSYPKEFPAGTYNVNCALIIGQRKPSTDLKTSLNDALRDFNVAV
- a CDS encoding L-threonylcarbamoyladenylate synthase, which gives rise to MHKDFEIDLHKCLSCLETDGIFLYPTDTVWGLGADASNETAVQRIMHLKNRPANKSFVVLVADQVQLAQYVTDIDQRIQPYLRQFHKPTTVIYPGAHGLAPTVIAADGSVAIRICNDPFCQELLRRSGKALLSTSANLSGQAAPALYAEMDPAIIQGVDYVVRYRQDDTERSAPSTIIKWHPDLLNTADNKSPIEIIRN
- the panD gene encoding aspartate 1-decarboxylase, with protein sequence MLIEVLKSKIHRAVLTEANLNYVGSLTLDEALMDAAGMIEGEKVQIVNVNNGERLETYLIKGKRDSGTVCLNGPAARKGAVGDIIIIISYAHMDFEEAKTFRPQVVFPREGTNKLP
- a CDS encoding DUF47 domain-containing protein, producing the protein MGLNNFGKIFMPKNKIFYDLFESVAETLTTMGKELKRMVDESDRDKRAVVVSRLEDLEHKNDEATHQLFTELGRNFITPFDREDVHALAMSLDDVADCIYASAKKIHFYNVNPNESSIQKMAELIELGTREIQVAVNCLRDMKHLRKMTESLIRINSIENQADDIYDLSIEKLFQVEEDFKSLIKKREVFQVMEKVVDKMEDAANTVESIIIKYS
- a CDS encoding transposase, whose translation is MNFLARQFGCVRFVYNYALELRQKTYEQTGKSLSYYDTAKMLPVLKSRQETGWLGEVIAQPLQMAMQNVDDSYRRFFKGQNRYPRFRCRSGRQCFKLPQGFRVEGDHLWLPKLKTGIRIKISRQIKGKILYLHLSRTTTGNYYVSFTCEVPREILAGTGKDTGVDVGVKDAAILSDGTRYENIKPLKTLEKKLKHRQKQLSKKQKGSKSRKRQRRKVARLHERIKNLREDHLHKITTDIVKKHDCVAVENIAVKNMLKNHCLAKSLSDASLGKLLTQLEYKCDWYGRKFVKVDRFFPSSKTCYVCGEKKEDLTLADRTWTCSCCHTTHDRDVNAARNILREGLKILSGCGTQSDTKQKQAEAFPPGESVKPEAKAMQEEKPDA
- a CDS encoding Gfo/Idh/MocA family protein, whose amino-acid sequence is MTTRRDFISKTLLSSAGLMLGKTVMSMPASSYNRIIGANDRINVALAGLGRRVGAYYDPMGRKEANAQVLYLCDVMQSQREKCLKAISKHITNKPVLENDIRKVLEDKNVDVLVNATPDHWHTPGSIMAMHAGKNVYVEKPCSHDMQENEWLVATAKKLNKVVQMGNQQRSSAHTIEIINEIHKGIIGTAYKAVAFYSNSRGEVPKQTKAPVPDGLDWELWQGPAIRRDYTDNTWDYNWHWYGWNYGTAEAGNNATHELDIARWALGVDYPEYAEVEGAKRHFLNDGWEMYDTILSTFKFPENKIIQWDGKSRNGYSTYGSDRGTIIFGSEGTVYVDRNKYRLMDRTGKLVKKFDSSSHEAGNALGGGGDTTTDHMINFLNTIRGKEKLHAPIADASISMAMVHYTNMAYRSGKGFTVNPKNGQVQDAEVQKLWGRQYASGWQPKI
- a CDS encoding 3-keto-disaccharide hydrolase; this translates as MKTILVGLALMTAVGCSAGGSNDQADAPWEPLFNGKDLSGWTQKGGKAGYEVKDGMVVGSTVHNTPNSFMCTDKNYGDFILELDYKVDPSMNSGIQIRSNSMPVYQNGRVHGYQVEIDPSDRAWSAGIYEEAQRGWLVPLTDNPKAGHAFKQNDWNHYRIEAIGDTIKTWINGIAAANLIDDKTHDGFIALQVHQIGDKDSAGKQIMWKNIRIITKDVAKYSTPSTAKPTYTKNTLTAAEQKDGWKMLWDGKTTNGWRGAKLDHFPDKGWSIENGELIVNAADGKESADGGDIVTVDQYGDFELRVDFKLTKGANSGIKYYVDPALNKGAGSAIGLEYQILDDENHPDAKLGAQPGSRTVCSLYDMIQADPKKPINPIGQWNTAYIVSKNNHVEHWLNGVKVLEYDRGSKDFERLVKESKYKVWPNFGLAKRGHILLQDHGNKVFFRNVKIKALN
- a CDS encoding Gfo/Idh/MocA family protein, which produces MKDSSRRSFIKNGSIIAAGAGVASLLPLDLLAAARKKIAPSDKIRVAAIGVNGMGFSDLKSILKNPEVTVASIVDVDERVSAKRSAELAKQGFKVNTLIDYRKVLDDKNIDAVIIGTPDHWHAKMMVDACNAGKDVYCEKPTGHSIEECRVMVEAQKKYGNAVQVGQWQRSQKHFKDAVDFVQSGKLGKVRLVKTWAYIGWKDSIPVEPDSPVPPGVHYDQWLGPAPKRPFNINRFHFSFRWFYDYAGGLMTDWGVHMIDYAMLGMKASHRFPKSVAAIGGKTGYPDDAQQWPDTMSAVYDFGDFNMVWEQAMGIGGGPYGRGHGVAFIGNNGTLVLDRGGWEVIPEKKSSGYLMEAVPKQKSVDNGLDLHTKNFVEVIKSRKLSDLKTPIEDGCQVAMNCCMGNIAQRVQKTIHWDSQALQFTDKQSNQYLKSEYHNSIAFPKV